The following DNA comes from Ammospiza caudacuta isolate bAmmCau1 chromosome 7, bAmmCau1.pri, whole genome shotgun sequence.
AATTCAGAATGGATGTCTACTTTGTCTCATCACCACTTCTGAAGCAGTCAGTCTCTGGCTGCAGGGATCTCCTTAAACTGACCCAGGACAGAACTGATGTGACTGTAAGGATGGCTCTGCTGATGTTTCTGCTTTGGGGGAGGATgtactgcagagcagggctgccctgggcaccgtcagagggacagggcaggacggctgctgctgccagggacggCTGCAGGGGgtgaagctggggctgcagccagggctgcccagggctgtcctgcagagcagctcctgcagactTCAGGGCTCTTCGCCAGCCCAGGGCATGTGCcacctgccaggggcagctaTCAGCatgcctggcagctccccatggacattgcaggggagctgtgggtgcaAAGAGTgactcctgccatggcagctcctgctgctgtgcagagggtGCTGTGtgggccagagctgctcagagctccagctcATGCCCAGCTCATTCCTGAGGGGAATTTTCATGAACTTATTCAGGGCTCGGGTTTCCTGCTTGGGTCTCTGCTTTCCTGAATCTGTGCTCCCACTTTTCCCTGGCTCAGCTTGGTGGCAGTGGAAactcagctgtgcagggcagagcaggggctgagacTCTTAAACCATCACACTGAGGATTCCTGGGCACCTCAGCAAGTGCCTGCACCTGCCCAACCTCCAGACCCATCCACCATCAGCTTTCCATGATGCCCAGACTGGGGGAGCTGTTCTTTaatccctgcagggcccagcagctgcagggcagggctggcccagggcctgggctgggctctggcagctctggcagggaaggagccctgggccacaggagcagcagagctgctgggacagctccagcagcagagccgtgggcaggcagggagggaggcaatGCTGAGGgaagccctgctgcagggcagatgTGTCACCTGCCGGGCCTGCCCTGTAGGGCAgacactgccctgagcagcacagctcttgtGTCCCCTTGCAGacagcacagccctcagcccgGGGGCTCGGGGCCCTCAGTCCCTCCTGGGCcggcacagcagccccagagatGAAGGGCATCTCTGTGGCCATGCACCCATTCCCTGCTGACCAGGGCCCGAGGGccactgtcctgccctgctgctgcctggcaggggctgggcagggctggccagggaaaggcttttcctcaggccccgctctctctctctccttgccttgcccaggtgctgctggcattgctgagggGCTCTCTGCAATggcagttccagctgcagggccaggcccaGCGTTtgggctcctcctgtgcaggctgagcacagcaatggggtgtcccagttccctgtgcccagggagctctgggcagggcagcctgggaggctgGAAATGAGCCCATTCTCATGactctgggaaaggcaggagccactttgtgtTCCAGGGATCCCTTTGCTGTCAGCTGTGTCTCCTGGCTGTCGAGGGTAACAAGGGAGTGGATCACAGAAAGGTGCAAGTGCAGGGCAGCTGGAAAAGGAtagagggacagagcagctcccctcaGTCTGCACTAAGCCTCAGACAATCCTCCTGCCTCGCGGGACTCTCTGTTcttccacagcacagcagaatcTCTCATTCTGCCTCCTGTCATCCCCAGCCCTTcacccaggcagctcctctgccttAGGTGAACATTCTTTATCCAAGTCCCAACACCAGGCCTGGGCCCTGTTCCCCTGCACTTACTGGGGGTCAGGACTGACTCCCAGCCATCCTGCAGGTGAAGGTCCAACTCCTCACACAGCATTGGCCAGCAGCAATCAGAGCTCCAGTAACAGAGCTGAAGGAAGATCTCTGAGACATGGACAGGAGGAGGTGTTCAGTGACAGGAAAGACTCTATGAGAAAGAGCTTTGACTTTTCTGTGAGAaatctccccccccccccccccccaattgCCCTGTCTTTCCTCCTTCTGCAGGTTGAAATGCTCAGacacagcaaatgtccaacagcagctccagcagccacttcctcctgctggcattggcagacacgcggcagctgcagctcatgcacttctgcctcttgctgggcatctccctggctgccctcctgggcaatggcctcatcatcagtgccgtagcctgcagccaccacctgcacacacccatgttcttcttcctgctcaacctggccctcagcgacctgggctccatctgcaccactgtccccaaagccatgcacaattccctctgggacaccaggaacatctcctactcaggatgtgctgtacagctgtttttctttgtgttatTCCTCTCAGCAGAGTAtttcctcctgaccatcatgtgctacgaccgctacgtgtccatctgcaaacccctgcactacaggaccctcctgggcagcagagcttgtgcccacatggcagcagctgcctgggccattgcctttctcaatgctctcatgaacacagccaatacattttcattGCCCCTGTGTAAAGGTAATGCCCTGGGTcaattcttctgtgaaatcccccatatcctcaagctctcctgctcataCTCCTATCTCAGGGAACTTGGGCTCATTGTGATTGGTGCCAGTTTAGcctttggttgttttgtgttcattgttttctcctatgtgcagatcttcagggctgtgctgaggatcccctctgagcagggatggcacaaatccttttccacctgcctccctcacctggccgtgCTCTCCCTGTTTGTCAGCACTGGCTTTTTTGCCTACCTGAAACCCTCCTCCatttcctccccatccctggatctggccctgtcagttctgtattcggtggtgcctccagccctgaacccctcatctacagcctgaggaaccaggagctcaagaCTGCAGTCTGGAGACTGATGACTAGACAATGTAAGAAACATTGAACTGCTGGACAGTTTCTGAGAATAATTTGTAATAAAAGTTGTCTTTGATATTTCTTGTTGGCTTCATTTTGGAGCTTCTTTTTCATTGTTTACCATTTTTAATGTTGTCCCTAAACGAAAGCAATCAATTTTGCCATATATCATTTTGTTTCTCCACACTTCCACTGTGACCTGCAGACTGTGTCAGTGAGGAGCTGTGCTCTTGATacctttaaatgaaataaaggaTTCATTTCATATGAAGCTATCAAGAACATAGATCCTCACTGCCACAGTCCAGCAAAGTTTTCGCTGGAGATcccccttttgttgccttctctgcacagtgcagcaatgtctgtgtgcagagctgggggcagatcagtgctggcccagcag
Coding sequences within:
- the LOC131559627 gene encoding olfactory receptor 14J1-like; the encoded protein is HYRTLLGSRACAHMAAAAWAIAFLNALMNTANTFSLPLCKGNALGQFFCEIPHILKLSCSYSYLRELGLIVIGASLAFGCFVFIVFSYVQIFRAVLRIPSEQGWHKSFSTCLPHLAVLSLFVSTGFFAYLKPSSISSPSLDLALSVLYSVVPPKVSPAGLPTRLAHPTRFSPDDKFWQHRLALKRRFRVLPTQRGRALL